The nucleotide sequence ACGGTGGTGGACACGACGCTGCCGCACATCGTCTGCCCGGCGCCTCAAGTCCTGGAGTGCACCGCGGGCGGGGCGAAGGCGTCCTACGTGGCGCGCGCGGAGGACAACTGCGGCCCGGTGACGGTGACGTGTACGCCGCCCACGGGGGCTTCCTTCCCGCTGGGACGGACGGTGGTGGACTGCAACGCGACGGACGGCTCGGGCAATGCGTGCGGGTGCGGCTTCTCGGTGACGGTGCGCGACACGCGGCCTCCTCAGCCGGGAAGCTCGGTGGGGGCGCGGCTGTGGCCGGTGGACCACCAGTACCGCACGGTGACGCTGGCCGAGTGCGCGGGCGTCGCGAAGGACGCGTGCGCGGGCGACCTTCCGCTGGAGCGCTACGGCCGGATTGTCCGCGTCACGTCGGACGAGTCCGAGGACGTGGGCGGCACCTGTGACGGCGCCACGTGCGACGACATGGACGTGCGGGTGAACGCGACGTCGGTGCAGCTCCGCGCCGAGCGCGACGACACGGGCGACGGACGTGTGTACACGGTGCACTACGTGGTGGAGGACCCGTCCGGCAACTCGGCGGCGGGGAGCTGCACCGTGGACGTGCCGCGCGAGTCGTATGGACAGCTGGTGGCGCGGGACAGCGGGCCGAAGTACTGCGTGGGCCAGGCGTGCCCGTCGGGCATGGGTGGCAGTCCGCTGTGCCCGTGAGGCCGTGAAGGCGACTGACTTCTCCGGGGCGCACCTCCATGCAGCCCTGGAGGTGAAGCCCCGGCCGCACAGCGCGCGTCAGCTCCGAGTCCGCGTCCGCACCGCGTTCCCCACCCGCCGCAGCGCATAGCGGGCCATGGCTCCAGGCCGGGGAGCCAGCAGCAGCTTCGCCGCCACCCAGGCCGGCTTGCTGCGCGCCAGCTCCGCGCCCAACAGCCGCTCGTCCGAGAAGAACCGCCCCGCCAGCACGCGCTGCCACCGGGGCGGCGCCAGCGCCGACAGCACCTCCTCGGGCACCGGCGCATCCAGCAGCCTCCGCGCCGCCTCCCAGCCATACCAGGCCAGATGCGGGAAGGCCGTCCCTCGCGCGCCCTCCACCACGCCCCGCCAGTCCAGCCCCGCCAGCGCCAGCAACTTCAAGTCGAAGACCCACGCCAGCCGCTGCAACAGGTGGTTGCTCGCGTGCAGCGACAGGTACACCGCCTCGTCCTCCGGCCGCAGCCACCGCACGCGCCGGCCCTCCACCTGCCCCTCCACCGCTCGCGCCATCAGCGCATCACCCTCCAGCGCCTGCCCCCAGCCCGCCAGCGCGCGGAAGTGCAGCTCCACCAGTCCCGCCGGCCCCACCAGCTCCAGGTGGTGCGAGTCCTCCTCGCCATGCCGCGCGCCGTCCCCCGCCCGCACCGCCAGCCCCAGCCCGGTCAGCGCCCGCACCGCCGCGTCCACGTCTCCCCGCGCCACCAGCAGGTCCACGTCCGTGGTGGCCCGCTGCAGCGGGTCCGGGTACAGCCGCTGCGCCAGCCCGTATCCCTTGAGCAGCACCGGCACCTGGCCCACCGCCGCCAGCGCGTCCAGGCTCCGCGTGAGCAGCGCCTTCACCCGCATCACCCGCGCCGCGCCCAGCAGGGACTCGCGGCGCAGCAGCGCGCTCGACTCAGGAGGCAGCACCCACCCGGCCCGCGCCACCGCGTGCTCCGCGAAACCCGCCAGCCCATGGTGCACGGCCGCGCGCACCAGCCCGTCGGCCTCCGCGTCCACCGGGGCCGCGCGCGCGGGTGCCTGGGGCCAGGACCGCAGCAACGCCCCGAGGGCGCGCGCGTCCACCGCCGTCACCGCCGCAGCGCGATGACGCGCCCGGGCTCCGGCACTTCCGGCAGCGCCTGGAGCCGCACGGCACGCTCGGCCACCGCGTCCGCCACCACCTCCAGCGCCAGCTCCTCGTCGCGGTTGATGGCCGACCGCCCGTCGCGCCACACCAGCAGCAGCGACCCGAGCACCTCCTCTTCGTCCTTCACGTCGATGCTCACCTCGAGCGGCACTCCCGCTCCCGCGGGACGCTGCGTCTCGAAGACGATGCCCTCCGTCTGCCCGTCCGACACGCGCTGGAAGCGCAGCTCCTGCCGGGACAAGTCCAGCGCCTCCGCCAGCGGCCGCACCGCATTCCACACGTCCTGCAGCGACGGAGCCAGGCGCACCGAGCGGGTGACGTCCTTCACCAGCGAGCGCAGCCGGATGTTGCGCTGCCGCACCTGCTGCACGTCGGACGCGCGCCGCAGGTCCAGGTAGCCCAGCTTGCGCATCAGCACCGCGATGACCACGCCCATGCCACACAGCAGCATGGCGCTCTGCGCGCTGTTGGCGAAGTTCAGCCCCAGCGCCGTCAGCGCGAAGAGGCCGCACAGCCCGTACAGCACCAGCACCGTCGAGCGATGGCTCAGCACCATGCGGCTCATCACCCGGTGGTGGATGTGCTCCCTGTCCGCGCTGAACATCGGCCGGCCCAGCATCGAGCGCCGCACCATGGCCAGCAGCGTGTCCATGATGGGCAGCCCCAGCGCCATCACCGGCACCAGCATGGCCACCGTCGTCCCGCTCTTCGTGCTCGTCTTGATGGCCACCGCCGCCAGCACGAAGCCCAGGAACATGCTCCCCGTGTCCCCCATGAAGATGGAGGCCGGGTTGAAGTTGAACACCAGGAACCCGAGGATGGCGCCCGCCAGCGCCGCCATCAGCAGGCACAGCAGGATGTCCCCCCGCGACAGCGCGAGGATGAAGTTGGTGCCCACGCCGAAGAAGGCCACCCCGCCCGCCAGCCCGTCCAGGCCGTCGATGAGGTTGAGCGCGTTGACGACGCCCACCACCCACAGCACCGTGAAGGGCAGGCTCAGCGCGCCCAGCGTCAGCTCCGGACCGAAGGGATTGGCGATGACCTCGATGCGGAAGCCCAGCGCGTAGAGCCCCAGCGCCACCGAGAGCTGCACGGCGAACTTCAGCCGCGCGCCCGAGCCCCTCAGGTCGTCATACAGCCCCAGCGCCGCGATGACCGCGCCGCCGATGAACAGGCCCGCCACCAGCTCCCGGTGCGAGCGGAAGTTGTGCCCCACCCCCGAGTCCACCAGGAACAGCGCGCACAGCGGCGCGAAGAAGCCTCCGACGATGCCAATCCCTCCCAGCCGCGGGATGGGGCGCACGTGCACCTTGCGACTGGAGTTGGCCTGGTCCAGCCACCCCCACGCCACGGCCCGGTTGCGCACGAGCAGCGTGAGCACCAGGGCCACCATGAGGGAGACGAGGAACGCGACGAAGAAGGTGATCATTCGAGTGTGCTGCCCGACATCGTGACGGCCCCTGGCTCGGCGCGTCAATGCGCGGCACGGTGTGATAACAACCAGACCCTACGCTTGCTTACCCAGCCACCAACCCTGCGAAATTCGAGGCTTTCAGTGCTGGCGGAGAAGTGCCTCGTAGAGAGACAGCGTGCGGGCGGCGATGCCCCGCCAGGTCATGCTCCGCACCTCGGCCTGGGCGGCCGTGCGCAGCGCCAGCAGTCGCTCACGGTCCTCCGCCAATGAGCGCAGCGCACCCACCAGCGCCGACACGTCGCCAATGGGGATGAGCCGCCCTGTCACTCCCTCGCGCACCACCTGGAGCGCCACACCCACAGGAGATGACACCGGCGCGAGCCCACAGGCCATGGCCTCCACCAGCGCCATGCCGAAGCCCTCCGCGTGGCTGGGGAAGAGCAGCACCTCCTCGTCCGCCAGGTGTCGGGGGAGCTCGGCGTGGACGTACCGCGGCACCACGCGGAGCCGCTCGCGCACGGCGGAGGGGAAGCTCGCCAGCACCTCGTCCTCTCCCAGCCCCGTGCCGTACAGCGACAGGCGGAAGGGAACGCCGCGCGCGGAGAGCCCGGTGGCGACTGCAACCACGTCGTCACGTCCCTTGCGCTGAATCCAGCTCCCCACGAAGGCCACCCGCAGGGGCGCGCTGTCGCTGACGGCGTCGCGGGTGCCGCTCGGCGGTGGCAGTCCGAGGAAGGCTTCGTCCAGGCCATGCGGGATGACGCTCAGCCGGTCCGCGGGGAGGCCCAGCCGCTCGCGTGAGAAGGCGGCGTCCTCCTCGTTGAGGAGCACGGTGTGGTCCGACAGCAACAGCGACTGGCGCACCTCCCAGAGGCGGAGGCCGCCATGGTACAGCGGGTACTTCCAGCTCAGCCGGGCGCGCCCCTCGCGAGCGTCGGCACGGAGGTGCTCGGACACCACGTGCTCCAGCCCGTGGCTGCGCGTCACCAGCGCATGGCGGGCGCGCGCACCGGGACGGCCCATGCGCGCCCAGGGCCACGCGTCTCCGGTGGTGATGTCCAGCACGTCGAAGCGGGCGGCCTCGCGCGCCAGCCACCGCGCAAGGCTCCAGGGGAAGCGCACGCCATGCCAGACGGTGTACCAGTCCCGGGTGGGGAAGGCCTCGTGGTAGCTGTAGTAGTCCACCTCGCAGCCCAGCGCGGACAGCGCCTGGCCCAGCGCGAGCGTCACGCCCGGGGCGCCCAGGTCCGGGTCCAGCGGATGGTGGATGCCGAGGAGGACTCGCATGAGCGGGGTGCCTTCTAGGCCATCGCGCCGCGCCCTGGCGACTTCTTGTTCCCTCCTTTCCTCCGGACGGCCGCCCCCCTGGTTGCTATTGACGCGCGAGCGCCCCGGAAGACAATGGCCGGCCCGCTGCCGTGGGCCGCGCCCTCATGTCCCCTTCCCTCCGCCCCACGCTGCAGGCGTGCCTCGACAGCCGCCGCAACAACCTCGACTTCCTCCGCTTCGCGGCCGCGTCGGGCGTCATCCTCAGCCATGCCTTCCCCCTGGGCGAGGGCCGCGGCACCGTGGAGCCCCTGGACCTCTTCTCGCGGGGACAGCTCTCGCTCGGCCGGCTGTGCGTGGCGGTGTTCCTGGTCATCAGCGGCGTGCTCATCACCCGCAGCTGGGAGCGCACGCCGGACCTGGCGCGCTTCACCTGGGCGCGCGTGCTGCGCATCTTCCCGGGCCTGGCGGTGATGTTGCTGCTCACCACGCTGGTGCTGGGCCCGGCCTTCACCACCCTGCCGCTGCGCGACTACCTGCTGTCCGCGGACACGCACCTGTACTGGCTGCGCAACCTCACCCTGGTGAATCCCCAGTGGGAGCTGCCCGGAGTCTTCGAGTCCAGTGCGTACTCGAAGGCCGTCAACGGCTCGCTGTGGACGCTGAAGTACGAGGTGGGCTTCTACCTGCTGACGCTGGGCCTGGGGCTCGCCGGCCTGCTCCGCAAGAGCATGGTGGCCGTGGGCTGGGTGGGCGCGGCGGTGGCGCCCTTCGTCACCGGGCGGCTGGGCTTCTGGCCGGAGCTCTACCTGTACTTCGGCGGCGGCGTGGCGCTGTACCTCTGGCGGGACAAGGTGCGGATGAGCCCGTGGCTGGCGCTGGCGTGCACGGTGGGGTGGCTCGCCCTGACCTGGCTCGGGTATGGCCGCATCGGCACGGGGCTGTTCGGCTCCTATGTGGTGCTGTACCTCGCCTTCCTGCCGGCGGGCCCGCTGGCGCACTTCGGGCGCCGCGGTGACTTGTCCTACGGCGTCTATGTCTACGCCTTCCCCGTGCAGCAGGCCGTCACCGCGCTGCTGGGCGGGCGCACGGAGTGGTGGGTGAACGCGGCGGTGTCCTTCCCCGTGGTGGTGGCGCTGGCCGCGCTGTCCTGGCATGGGGTGGAGAAACCGGCGCTGACGCTCAAGGACCGGCCGCCCGCGTTGCTCCGGCGGCTGCGGTTCGGCTCACGAGCCGCGATGCAGGGTAACGGATGATGAAGGCCCCCATGATGCGACTGAGAGACTTGCTGACGCCCCTGAGCCGGCTGCGCTACCTGGCCTGGCGTGCCCTGCCGCTGGGGCGACGGCTGACGGTGCGCCTGCGCTCGGGTGAGCGCCTCATGCTGCGGCCGCTCCCCGCCACGGACCTGGACACCGCGTTCGAGTTGTTCGTCGCCGAAGTCTATCGCCCGCCCTTCCCGGTGGAGCCGGACGCCACGCGCCGCATCGTCGACGTGGGCGCCAACTGCGGCCACTCGCTCATCTTCTGGGGCCGGCAGTATCCCCGCTCCCACGTGGTGGCCTTCGAGCCCCACCCCACCCACCTGGACCTGCTGGAGCGCAACGTGGCGCTCAACGCGCTGTCCGGCCGGCTGACGCTGCACCGCGCGGCGGCGGGAGTCAGCGCGGGCGAGGTCCAGTTCCTCGACGCGGAGAACCGCTCCTCCATCGTGGACGCGGCGTCGGGGCCGACGCTCCGCGTGCCGCTGGTCGACTTCTTCGACACCGTGGGGCCGGAGCCCATCGACCTCCTCAAGATGGACATCGAGGGAGGCGAGTACCCGCTGCTGAAGGACCCGCGCTTCGCCCGACTCCAGGTCCGCACGCTGGTCATGGAGTGGCACCGCACCTCCGAGCACCCGGACGGCAAGGCCTGGTGCGAGCGCGCCCTCGCGGAGATGGGCTACGAGGTCCGCGCCGGCATCTGGACGGGTGAGGAGAACGGACTGCTCTGGGCCCGTCGTCAGGAGGCCCACGGATGAGCACGGCTGGTGTGACGCTCGTCATCCCCACGTACAACGGGGCCCGCCGCATCGAGGACCCGCTGCGCGCCCTGCTCGCGCAGGAGGCCCGGCCCGAGTCCTTCGAAGTCGTCGTGGTGGACAACAACTCGAAGGACGGGACGGCCCAGGCGGTGGAGACGAGCCCGTCCGCGGCGGGCCTTCGCCAGCGCGGCGTGGACGTGCGGGTGGTGCAGGAGACCCGGCAGGGGCTGCTCTTCGCGCGCCTGCGCGGCATCCACGAGGCCCGCAGGGACATCGTGTGCTTCCTGGACGACGACAACGTCCCCGAGCCGAACTTCGTCACCGACGGGCTCGCGCTCTTCGAGGACTCGAAGGTCGGCGTCGTCGTCTCTCGGCTCTTCCCCCGCTACGAGGTGCCACCCCCGCCCAGCATCGGACGCCGCGAGCACCTGCTGGCCATCAACCACCGGATGGGCGACGCCGTCGTGGACTTCGGTGCCCGGCCCACCCTCGCGCCGACCATCGGCGCCGGGCTGTGGCTGCGCCGCGCCGCCTTCCTGGAGTCCGTGCCGTGGCAGACCCCCGAGCAGCTCATGCCGGACCGGCTGGGCACGCGCCTGCTGAGCGGTGGGGACATCGAGTTCGGCTACCTCCTCGGGAAGGCCGGCCATGAGCGCCGCTACGGGCCGACCCTGAAGGTGTGGCACATCATCCCGCGCTCGCGCTTCGAGACGCGCTACTTCCTGCGGCTCATCGTGGGCGTGGTGCGCAGCGAGCAGACGCTCGAGGCGCGCTACCTGGGCCGGCGCTTCCAGGGGCTCGCGCGGCTGAAGGCCTGCGCGCGGCTGGTGGGCGCGGGCATCGCCAGCCCCGCCCTGGCGCTGCGAGGCGACCCGGTGCGCGAGGTGCTCTTCGTGCTGGCTCGGCGCTGGGCGCAGGTCCAGGGGCCGTACACCCACCTGCGCTGACCGGGGCCCGCGACTGGCACGCGAGCCCACCGCTCAAGCGGCGCGCGGGACGACCTTGTCGGCGACTTCCTTCGTGGTGAAGCGGTCCTTGAGGCGCAGCAGGGGCCGCTCGAAGCACCGCCAGGACACGACGGTGAGCGCCAGCAGCACCGCGTACTCGAACAGCAGCGCGAGCGCGGTGGCCACGACACTCGAAGGAATGAGGCGCTGGAAGAGGGGCCGCGAGTAGTGGGCCCCCACCGGGAAGACGAGCGCGTGGAACAGGTAGAGGCCGTAGCTCACCTGCCCCATGAAGCGCAGCGGCCTCCACTGGAGCACGGCGTCGAGCACCCGGACACGTCCGGTGAGCACCCACCCCAACAGGCTGGCGAAGCCCGCGGTCCACAGCGTGTACACCCCCGCCACCAGCAGCGTGCGGAGCTGCGAGCCACCCGCGCCGACGAGCGCCTCCGGCGTGTGGATGGAGTGCCCCCGGTTGAAGAAGACCGTGACGAGCCCGAAGGCCGTGAGCAGCGCGGGCACCGCGAGGCGCCGCCCCCACCGCTCCAGGCGCTCCGCCGTGTGCTGGCCGTCCACCACCCCCAGCGCCAGCAGCCCTCCGAGCGCCAGCCCATCCAGGCGGAAGAGCGGGAAGGTGTAGACGCGGAAGGGCGAGACACCCTCCAGCAGCGCGGCATAGCGCGCCACGGGAGACAGCAGCACGCACGCCCACAGCAGGACGCGGAGCTGCCGGGGCTTCAGGAAGAACACCAGGAGCGGCCACACCAGGTAGAACTGCTCCTCGATGGCCAGCGACCACGTCACGTTGAGCGGCTCGGGCCCGAAGTCCGGCAGCCAGAGGTTCTGCACGTAGAGCGCGTAGAGCGTCCACGGATACCGCTCGGAATCGA is from Pyxidicoccus trucidator and encodes:
- a CDS encoding nucleotidyltransferase family protein, yielding MDARALGALLRSWPQAPARAAPVDAEADGLVRAAVHHGLAGFAEHAVARAGWVLPPESSALLRRESLLGAARVMRVKALLTRSLDALAAVGQVPVLLKGYGLAQRLYPDPLQRATTDVDLLVARGDVDAAVRALTGLGLAVRAGDGARHGEEDSHHLELVGPAGLVELHFRALAGWGQALEGDALMARAVEGQVEGRRVRWLRPEDEAVYLSLHASNHLLQRLAWVFDLKLLALAGLDWRGVVEGARGTAFPHLAWYGWEAARRLLDAPVPEEVLSALAPPRWQRVLAGRFFSDERLLGAELARSKPAWVAAKLLLAPRPGAMARYALRRVGNAVRTRTRS
- a CDS encoding MraY family glycosyltransferase; amino-acid sequence: MITFFVAFLVSLMVALVLTLLVRNRAVAWGWLDQANSSRKVHVRPIPRLGGIGIVGGFFAPLCALFLVDSGVGHNFRSHRELVAGLFIGGAVIAALGLYDDLRGSGARLKFAVQLSVALGLYALGFRIEVIANPFGPELTLGALSLPFTVLWVVGVVNALNLIDGLDGLAGGVAFFGVGTNFILALSRGDILLCLLMAALAGAILGFLVFNFNPASIFMGDTGSMFLGFVLAAVAIKTSTKSGTTVAMLVPVMALGLPIMDTLLAMVRRSMLGRPMFSADREHIHHRVMSRMVLSHRSTVLVLYGLCGLFALTALGLNFANSAQSAMLLCGMGVVIAVLMRKLGYLDLRRASDVQQVRQRNIRLRSLVKDVTRSVRLAPSLQDVWNAVRPLAEALDLSRQELRFQRVSDGQTEGIVFETQRPAGAGVPLEVSIDVKDEEEVLGSLLLVWRDGRSAINRDEELALEVVADAVAERAVRLQALPEVPEPGRVIALRR
- a CDS encoding glycosyltransferase family 4 protein — translated: MRVLLGIHHPLDPDLGAPGVTLALGQALSALGCEVDYYSYHEAFPTRDWYTVWHGVRFPWSLARWLAREAARFDVLDITTGDAWPWARMGRPGARARHALVTRSHGLEHVVSEHLRADAREGRARLSWKYPLYHGGLRLWEVRQSLLLSDHTVLLNEEDAAFSRERLGLPADRLSVIPHGLDEAFLGLPPPSGTRDAVSDSAPLRVAFVGSWIQRKGRDDVVAVATGLSARGVPFRLSLYGTGLGEDEVLASFPSAVRERLRVVPRYVHAELPRHLADEEVLLFPSHAEGFGMALVEAMACGLAPVSSPVGVALQVVREGVTGRLIPIGDVSALVGALRSLAEDRERLLALRTAAQAEVRSMTWRGIAARTLSLYEALLRQH
- a CDS encoding acyltransferase family protein — encoded protein: MSPSLRPTLQACLDSRRNNLDFLRFAAASGVILSHAFPLGEGRGTVEPLDLFSRGQLSLGRLCVAVFLVISGVLITRSWERTPDLARFTWARVLRIFPGLAVMLLLTTLVLGPAFTTLPLRDYLLSADTHLYWLRNLTLVNPQWELPGVFESSAYSKAVNGSLWTLKYEVGFYLLTLGLGLAGLLRKSMVAVGWVGAAVAPFVTGRLGFWPELYLYFGGGVALYLWRDKVRMSPWLALACTVGWLALTWLGYGRIGTGLFGSYVVLYLAFLPAGPLAHFGRRGDLSYGVYVYAFPVQQAVTALLGGRTEWWVNAAVSFPVVVALAALSWHGVEKPALTLKDRPPALLRRLRFGSRAAMQGNG
- a CDS encoding FkbM family methyltransferase codes for the protein MMRLRDLLTPLSRLRYLAWRALPLGRRLTVRLRSGERLMLRPLPATDLDTAFELFVAEVYRPPFPVEPDATRRIVDVGANCGHSLIFWGRQYPRSHVVAFEPHPTHLDLLERNVALNALSGRLTLHRAAAGVSAGEVQFLDAENRSSIVDAASGPTLRVPLVDFFDTVGPEPIDLLKMDIEGGEYPLLKDPRFARLQVRTLVMEWHRTSEHPDGKAWCERALAEMGYEVRAGIWTGEENGLLWARRQEAHG
- a CDS encoding glycosyltransferase produces the protein MSTAGVTLVIPTYNGARRIEDPLRALLAQEARPESFEVVVVDNNSKDGTAQAVETSPSAAGLRQRGVDVRVVQETRQGLLFARLRGIHEARRDIVCFLDDDNVPEPNFVTDGLALFEDSKVGVVVSRLFPRYEVPPPPSIGRREHLLAINHRMGDAVVDFGARPTLAPTIGAGLWLRRAAFLESVPWQTPEQLMPDRLGTRLLSGGDIEFGYLLGKAGHERRYGPTLKVWHIIPRSRFETRYFLRLIVGVVRSEQTLEARYLGRRFQGLARLKACARLVGAGIASPALALRGDPVREVLFVLARRWAQVQGPYTHLR
- a CDS encoding acyltransferase family protein, which codes for MRTVPSEPLRLPGHLPALDGLRGVAVLLVIAYHSLGEIQTASLGGLFQAGWAGVDLFFVLSGFLITRILLQTRERGAYFRTFYVRRALRIWPLYFLLLAFVFGVMGLLLPAMAFDSERYPWTLYALYVQNLWLPDFGPEPLNVTWSLAIEEQFYLVWPLLVFFLKPRQLRVLLWACVLLSPVARYAALLEGVSPFRVYTFPLFRLDGLALGGLLALGVVDGQHTAERLERWGRRLAVPALLTAFGLVTVFFNRGHSIHTPEALVGAGGSQLRTLLVAGVYTLWTAGFASLLGWVLTGRVRVLDAVLQWRPLRFMGQVSYGLYLFHALVFPVGAHYSRPLFQRLIPSSVVATALALLFEYAVLLALTVVSWRCFERPLLRLKDRFTTKEVADKVVPRAA